The Syngnathus scovelli strain Florida chromosome 13, RoL_Ssco_1.2, whole genome shotgun sequence genome has a window encoding:
- the zfyve16 gene encoding zinc finger FYVE domain-containing protein 16 isoform X6, with amino-acid sequence MDSFFKAAVCDLDKVLDDFELSADEVARKSVFGKSPPYKLTALGSSGASGVPPDLPDLSALRYGGGAEHNGEAPVQPLTDVDLLSSVDRGAAQSSAPPCPDRALEPVCDLVNDTGSAVLLRADSHDAFGELDAAERRLEEEEKEMEESQEEAELLLDFSKLVLEDRDMPSRNSNWHQQLSLLDIILPAFPAEDVRVEARDDGDAQDEGYEEETPEDDPAETSAQTSSASLGSPEPPAGPSKVESPPESDNEAPVSSPGERPEDEGTEADSLSALDVSCREEPLHSISQQQQQRQQERCVVELPAPVPPAEALPSQPSPVDLPEFGFEYLPESDQAELLVTDEELDAFLRAEAERAGVSVQPGEAALPPDGELAYEEPRSCAQALRGPASPESDRSVPTSSLCRDLPCPATEQQHISHGGARPKQPLPPAAATSSQSADEKDEEQEENHDADRNDEEEEESPPCMSPGFLPHSLGGSLYAAPEPPEYTASYEELSEPPPYPGEGGAGPAGWTEEEPGGRQPAWVPDSEAPNCMNCSHKFTFTKRRHHCRACGKVYCAGCCNRKCKLKYLEKEARVCVVCFDTLQRGCPREHKRVWFADGILPNGEVADTGKLAAPGCRSSPESEETALGPGVPEGVPPPPCGPWHYALLAGLGSAVRKAPSLLPDSEDQLPPLLIATAEDAAGDVLVEESPAPCQIRHLLEEGGPRPLTFVLNANLLVNVKMVTYGERECWCLGSNGLRALGQRELVFLLERVPEDRTPPRDLFALCLSIQQDAQRGKFVDELDNVTFAGSFLGSKDHGGMLFFSPTCQPLEGLTLPSWPFLFGLLIQKLEVPWAKVFPLRLLLRLGAEYDVYPSTPVSVRFRESVYRETGHTIMNLLADLRNYQYSLASVEGLRVHMEVGRSFIDIPKSSFGQMQRVLSGANEHVITVGATLSLRADSHLVCFQNEDGSYRTQAASVPGKTRTVTGASFVVFNGALKASSGFIAKSSIVEDGLMVQMPPETMDALRAALREQNDFNIACGRTDEADVRENVAVRWLDWTPPINSGMTSDVDGRSLEGARSVRMRQDAEFECDGHVIACSEVTNRLVIRLERCPSLRLTAASRQVFYRPTSAEHSAAAFQKELATAACGALTRHLAALAASAINSFSLRVSTRDDVVEYQAGWGGRPLPQRYTNELDSALIPVIHGGGAIVPPPAPVDMELLFFITHAI; translated from the exons ATGGACAGCTTCTTCAAAGCGGCAGTTTGTGACCTGGACAAAGTGCTGGACGACTTTGAGCTGAGCGCAG ATGAAGTCGCCCGCAAGTCGGTCTTTGGAAAGTCCCCGCCGTACAAGTTGACGGCTTTGGGCTCCTCCGGGGCGTCCGGCGTGCCCCCCGACCTTCCCGACCTCAGCGCTCTCCGCTACGGCGGTGGCGCCGAGCACAACGGCGAGGCCCCGGTTCAGCCTCTGACCGACGTGGACCTGCTCTCCTCCGTAGACCGCGGCGCCGCTCAGAGTTCGGCACCTCCCTGCCCCGACCGGGCCCTCGAGCCCGTGTGCGACCTGGTCAACGACACCGGTTCGGCCGTCCTGCTCCGAGCCGACAGCCACGATGCCTTCGGTGAGCTGGACGCCGCCGAGAGGCGGTTGGAGGAAGAAGAGAAGGAGATGGAGGAGAGCCAGGAGGAAGCGGAGCTCCTGTTGGACTTCAGCAAGCTGGTGCTGGAGGACCGCGACATGCCCAGCCGGAACTCCAACTGGCACCAGCAGCTGAGTCTGCTGGACATCATTCTTCCTGCGTTTCCTGCAGAGGACGTGCGAGTGGAAGCGCGAGATGACGGCGATGCCCAAGACGAAGGCTACGAGGAGGAGACCCCGGAAGACGACCCGGCCGAGACGAGCGCTCAAACCTCGAGCGCCTCGCTAGGCTCTCCGGAACCCCCGGCGGGTCCCAGCAAGGTGGAGTCGCCCCCAGAGTCGGACAACGAAGCTCCCGTTAGCAGCCCTGGAGAGCGACCCGAAGATGAGGGGACGGAGGCGGACTCTCTGTCAGCTTTGGACGTTTCTTGCCGTGAGGAACCCCTCCACTCAAtttcccagcagcagcagcagcggcagcaggagCGCTGCGTGGTAGAGCTTCCCGCCCCCGTCCCTCCCGCCGAAGCTTTGCCCTCGCAGCCCAGCCCGGTGGACCTTCCCGAGTTCGGCTTCGAGTATCTGCCTGAGAGTGACCAGGCTGAGCTGCTGGTCACGGACGAGGAGCTGGACGCCTTCCTGCGGGCCGAGGCCGAGCGGGCCGGCGTCTCCGTCCAGCCGGGGGAGGCGGCGCTGCCGCCCGACGGGGAGCTTGCTTATGAGGAGCCGAGGAGTTGTGCGCAAGCTCTGCGAGGCCCGGCGTCTCCGGAAAGTGACAGAAGCGTGCCGACGTCGTCTCTCTGCCGGGACTTGCCTTGTCCAGCCACCGAGCAGCAGCACATTTCCCACGGAGGGGCGAGACCCAAGCAGccgctcccgcctgccgccgccACGTCTTCCCAATCGGCAGATGAGAAAGAcgaggagcaggaggagaacCATGACGCTGACCGcaacgacgaggaggaggaggagagtccGCCATGCATGAGCCCGGGCTTCCTGCCGCATTCCCTCGGCGGCTCGCTCTACGCGGCACCGGAGCCGCCGGAATACACGGCCAGCTACGAGGAGCTCTCCGAGCCGCCGCCCTACCCCGGCGAGGGCGGCGCTGGGCCCGCCGGCTGGACGGAGGAGGAGCCGGGCGGCCGGCAGCCCGCCTGGGTGCCCGACTCGGAAGCCCCCAACTGCATGAACTGCTCGCACAAGTTCACCTTCACCAAGCGGCGCCATCACTGCCGCGCTTGCGGCAAA GTGTACTGCGCGGGCTGCTGCAACCGCAAGTGCAAGCTCAAGTACTTGGAGAAGGAGGCGCGTGTGTGCGTCGTCTGCTTTGACACCTTGCAAAGAG GCTGCCCCCGGGAGCACAAGCGAGTTTGGTTCGCCGACGGCATCCTGCCCAACGGGGAAGTGGCCGACACCGGCAAGCTGGCGGCGCCCGGTTGCCGGAGCTCACCCGAGTCGGAAGAAACGGCG TTGGGCCCGGGCGTCCCAGAGGGGGTCCCGCCTCCCCCTTGCGGCCCATGGCACTATGCGCTGCTGGCGGGCTTGGGCTCTGCGGTCCGGAAGGCTCCCAGTCTGCTGCCCGACTCGGAAGACCAACTTCCTCCTCTCCTCATTGCCACGGCGGAGGACGCAGCAGGAG ACGTCTTGGTGGAGGAGAGCCCCGCGCCTTGCCAGATTCGACACCTCTTAGAAGAGGGGGGTCCTCGCCCTTTGACCTTTGTCCTCAACGCCAACCTGCTGGTCAACGTCAAGATGGTCACCT ACGGCGAGCGTGAGTGCTGGTGCTTGGGCTCCAACGGGCTGCGAGCCCTGGGCCAGAGGGAGCTGGTCTTCCTCCTGGAGCGTGTCCCAGAAGACCGAACGCCCCCCCGAGACCTCTTTGCGCTGTGCCTCAGTATTCAGCAGGACGCACAAAGAG GCAAGTTTGTGGACGAGCTGGACAACGTGACCTTTGCCGGCAGCTTCCTGGGCAGCAAAGATCACGGCGGGATGCTCTTCTTCTCTCCCACCTGTCAGCCGCTGGAGGGCCTGACTCTACCCTCGTGGCCTTTCCTCTTTGGCCTTCTCATCCAAAAGCTGGAGGTGCCCTGGGCCAAGGTCTTCCCCCTCAGGCTGCTTCTACGACTCGGCGCCGAGTACGACG TGTACCCCAGCACCCCGGTGAGCGTGCGTTTTCGGGAATCGGTTTATCGCGAGACGGGACACACCATCATGAACCTCCTGGCG GACCTGAGGAACTACCAATACAGCCTGGCGTCCGTGGAGGGTCTGAGGGTCCACATGGAGGTGGGCCGCAGCTTCATCGACATCCCCAAAAGCAGCTTTGGCCAG ATGCAGCGGGTGTTGAGCGGCGCCAACGAGCACGTGATCACCGTCGGCGCCACCTTGAGTCTGCGGGCCGACTCGCACCTGGTGTGCTTCCAGAACGAGGACGGCAGCTACCGGACACAAGCCGCCAGCGTGCCCGGCAAGACGCGCACGG TGACAGGGGCCAGCTTCGTGGTCTTCAACGGCGCCCTGAAAGCCTCGTCGGGCTTCATCGCCAAGTCAAGCATCGTAGAAG ACGGTCTGATGGTGCAGATGCCCCCCGAGACCATGGACGCCCTGCGCGCGGCCCTGCGCGAGCAGAACGACTTCAACATCGCCTGCGGAAGGACGGACGAGGCGGACGTCCGGGAAAACGTTGCGGTGCGCTGGCTCGACTGGACGCCGCCCATCAACAGCGG AATGACAAGTGACGTGGACGGGCGGAGTCTGGAGGGCGCCCGCTCCGTGAGGATGCGGCAGGACGCCGAGTTCGAGTGCGACGGACACGTCATCGCGTGTTCCGAGGTGACAAACCGCCTTGTGATTCGTCTTGAACGGTGTCCGTCTCTGAGGCTGACGGCGGCCTCCCGGCAGGTCTTCTACCGGCCGACATCCGCCGAGCACAGCGCCGCCGCCTTCCAGAAGGAGCTGGCCACGGCCGCCTGCGGCGCTTTGACACGTCATCTGGCCGCCCTCGCCGCCAGCGCCATCAACTCCTTCAGCCTGCGTGTGTCCACGCGAGACGACGTG GTGGAGTACCAGGCCGGTTGGGGCGGGCGCCCCCTCCCCCAGCGCTACACCAACGAGCTGGACAGCGCGCTGATCCCCGTCATCCACGGGGGCGGCGCCATCGTGCCACCGCCCGCCCCCGTGGACATGGAGCTGCTCTTCTTCATCACACACGCCATCTGA
- the zfyve16 gene encoding zinc finger FYVE domain-containing protein 16 isoform X5 — translation MDSFFKAAVCDLDKVLDDFELSADEVARKSVFGKSPPYKLTALGSSGASGVPPDLPDLSALRYGGGAEHNGEAPVQPLTDVDLLSSVDRGAAQSSAPPCPDRALEPVCDLVNDTGSAVLLRADSHDAFGELDAAERRLEEEEKEMEESQEEAELLLDFSKLVLEDRDMPSRNSNWHQQLSLLDIILPAFPAEDVRVEARDDGDAQDEGYEEETPEDDPAETSAQTSSASLGSPEPPAGPSKVESPPESDNEAPVSSPGERPEDEGTEADSLSALDVSCREEPLHSISQQQQQRQQERCVVELPAPVPPAEALPSQPSPVDLPEFGFEYLPESDQAELLVTDEELDAFLRAEAERAGVSVQPGEAALPPDGELAYEEPRSCAQALRGPASPESDRSVPTSSLCRDLPCPATEQQHISHGGARPKQPLPPAAATSSQSADEKDEEQEENHDADRNDEEEEESPPCMSPGFLPHSLGGSLYAAPEPPEYTASYEELSEPPPYPGEGGAGPAGWTEEEPGGRQPAWVPDSEAPNCMNCSHKFTFTKRRHHCRACGKVYCAGCCNRKCKLKYLEKEARVCVVCFDTLQRGCPREHKRVWFADGILPNGEVADTGKLAAPGCRSSPESEETALGPGVPEGVPPPPCGPWHYALLAGLGSAVRKAPSLLPDSEDQLPPLLIATAEDAAGADVLVEESPAPCQIRHLLEEGGPRPLTFVLNANLLVNVKMVTYGERECWCLGSNGLRALGQRELVFLLERVPEDRTPPRDLFALCLSIQQDAQRGKFVDELDNVTFAGSFLGSKDHGGMLFFSPTCQPLEGLTLPSWPFLFGLLIQKLEVPWAKVFPLRLLLRLGAEYDVYPSTPVSVRFRESVYRETGHTIMNLLADLRNYQYSLASVEGLRVHMEVGRSFIDIPKSSFGQMQRVLSGANEHVITVGATLSLRADSHLVCFQNEDGSYRTQAASVPGKTRTVTGASFVVFNGALKASSGFIAKSSIVEDGLMVQMPPETMDALRAALREQNDFNIACGRTDEADVRENVAVRWLDWTPPINSGMTSDVDGRSLEGARSVRMRQDAEFECDGHVIACSEVTNRLVIRLERCPSLRLTAASRQVFYRPTSAEHSAAAFQKELATAACGALTRHLAALAASAINSFSLRVSTRDDVVEYQAGWGGRPLPQRYTNELDSALIPVIHGGGAIVPPPAPVDMELLFFITHAI, via the exons ATGGACAGCTTCTTCAAAGCGGCAGTTTGTGACCTGGACAAAGTGCTGGACGACTTTGAGCTGAGCGCAG ATGAAGTCGCCCGCAAGTCGGTCTTTGGAAAGTCCCCGCCGTACAAGTTGACGGCTTTGGGCTCCTCCGGGGCGTCCGGCGTGCCCCCCGACCTTCCCGACCTCAGCGCTCTCCGCTACGGCGGTGGCGCCGAGCACAACGGCGAGGCCCCGGTTCAGCCTCTGACCGACGTGGACCTGCTCTCCTCCGTAGACCGCGGCGCCGCTCAGAGTTCGGCACCTCCCTGCCCCGACCGGGCCCTCGAGCCCGTGTGCGACCTGGTCAACGACACCGGTTCGGCCGTCCTGCTCCGAGCCGACAGCCACGATGCCTTCGGTGAGCTGGACGCCGCCGAGAGGCGGTTGGAGGAAGAAGAGAAGGAGATGGAGGAGAGCCAGGAGGAAGCGGAGCTCCTGTTGGACTTCAGCAAGCTGGTGCTGGAGGACCGCGACATGCCCAGCCGGAACTCCAACTGGCACCAGCAGCTGAGTCTGCTGGACATCATTCTTCCTGCGTTTCCTGCAGAGGACGTGCGAGTGGAAGCGCGAGATGACGGCGATGCCCAAGACGAAGGCTACGAGGAGGAGACCCCGGAAGACGACCCGGCCGAGACGAGCGCTCAAACCTCGAGCGCCTCGCTAGGCTCTCCGGAACCCCCGGCGGGTCCCAGCAAGGTGGAGTCGCCCCCAGAGTCGGACAACGAAGCTCCCGTTAGCAGCCCTGGAGAGCGACCCGAAGATGAGGGGACGGAGGCGGACTCTCTGTCAGCTTTGGACGTTTCTTGCCGTGAGGAACCCCTCCACTCAAtttcccagcagcagcagcagcggcagcaggagCGCTGCGTGGTAGAGCTTCCCGCCCCCGTCCCTCCCGCCGAAGCTTTGCCCTCGCAGCCCAGCCCGGTGGACCTTCCCGAGTTCGGCTTCGAGTATCTGCCTGAGAGTGACCAGGCTGAGCTGCTGGTCACGGACGAGGAGCTGGACGCCTTCCTGCGGGCCGAGGCCGAGCGGGCCGGCGTCTCCGTCCAGCCGGGGGAGGCGGCGCTGCCGCCCGACGGGGAGCTTGCTTATGAGGAGCCGAGGAGTTGTGCGCAAGCTCTGCGAGGCCCGGCGTCTCCGGAAAGTGACAGAAGCGTGCCGACGTCGTCTCTCTGCCGGGACTTGCCTTGTCCAGCCACCGAGCAGCAGCACATTTCCCACGGAGGGGCGAGACCCAAGCAGccgctcccgcctgccgccgccACGTCTTCCCAATCGGCAGATGAGAAAGAcgaggagcaggaggagaacCATGACGCTGACCGcaacgacgaggaggaggaggagagtccGCCATGCATGAGCCCGGGCTTCCTGCCGCATTCCCTCGGCGGCTCGCTCTACGCGGCACCGGAGCCGCCGGAATACACGGCCAGCTACGAGGAGCTCTCCGAGCCGCCGCCCTACCCCGGCGAGGGCGGCGCTGGGCCCGCCGGCTGGACGGAGGAGGAGCCGGGCGGCCGGCAGCCCGCCTGGGTGCCCGACTCGGAAGCCCCCAACTGCATGAACTGCTCGCACAAGTTCACCTTCACCAAGCGGCGCCATCACTGCCGCGCTTGCGGCAAA GTGTACTGCGCGGGCTGCTGCAACCGCAAGTGCAAGCTCAAGTACTTGGAGAAGGAGGCGCGTGTGTGCGTCGTCTGCTTTGACACCTTGCAAAGAG GCTGCCCCCGGGAGCACAAGCGAGTTTGGTTCGCCGACGGCATCCTGCCCAACGGGGAAGTGGCCGACACCGGCAAGCTGGCGGCGCCCGGTTGCCGGAGCTCACCCGAGTCGGAAGAAACGGCG TTGGGCCCGGGCGTCCCAGAGGGGGTCCCGCCTCCCCCTTGCGGCCCATGGCACTATGCGCTGCTGGCGGGCTTGGGCTCTGCGGTCCGGAAGGCTCCCAGTCTGCTGCCCGACTCGGAAGACCAACTTCCTCCTCTCCTCATTGCCACGGCGGAGGACGCAGCAGGAG CAGACGTCTTGGTGGAGGAGAGCCCCGCGCCTTGCCAGATTCGACACCTCTTAGAAGAGGGGGGTCCTCGCCCTTTGACCTTTGTCCTCAACGCCAACCTGCTGGTCAACGTCAAGATGGTCACCT ACGGCGAGCGTGAGTGCTGGTGCTTGGGCTCCAACGGGCTGCGAGCCCTGGGCCAGAGGGAGCTGGTCTTCCTCCTGGAGCGTGTCCCAGAAGACCGAACGCCCCCCCGAGACCTCTTTGCGCTGTGCCTCAGTATTCAGCAGGACGCACAAAGAG GCAAGTTTGTGGACGAGCTGGACAACGTGACCTTTGCCGGCAGCTTCCTGGGCAGCAAAGATCACGGCGGGATGCTCTTCTTCTCTCCCACCTGTCAGCCGCTGGAGGGCCTGACTCTACCCTCGTGGCCTTTCCTCTTTGGCCTTCTCATCCAAAAGCTGGAGGTGCCCTGGGCCAAGGTCTTCCCCCTCAGGCTGCTTCTACGACTCGGCGCCGAGTACGACG TGTACCCCAGCACCCCGGTGAGCGTGCGTTTTCGGGAATCGGTTTATCGCGAGACGGGACACACCATCATGAACCTCCTGGCG GACCTGAGGAACTACCAATACAGCCTGGCGTCCGTGGAGGGTCTGAGGGTCCACATGGAGGTGGGCCGCAGCTTCATCGACATCCCCAAAAGCAGCTTTGGCCAG ATGCAGCGGGTGTTGAGCGGCGCCAACGAGCACGTGATCACCGTCGGCGCCACCTTGAGTCTGCGGGCCGACTCGCACCTGGTGTGCTTCCAGAACGAGGACGGCAGCTACCGGACACAAGCCGCCAGCGTGCCCGGCAAGACGCGCACGG TGACAGGGGCCAGCTTCGTGGTCTTCAACGGCGCCCTGAAAGCCTCGTCGGGCTTCATCGCCAAGTCAAGCATCGTAGAAG ACGGTCTGATGGTGCAGATGCCCCCCGAGACCATGGACGCCCTGCGCGCGGCCCTGCGCGAGCAGAACGACTTCAACATCGCCTGCGGAAGGACGGACGAGGCGGACGTCCGGGAAAACGTTGCGGTGCGCTGGCTCGACTGGACGCCGCCCATCAACAGCGG AATGACAAGTGACGTGGACGGGCGGAGTCTGGAGGGCGCCCGCTCCGTGAGGATGCGGCAGGACGCCGAGTTCGAGTGCGACGGACACGTCATCGCGTGTTCCGAGGTGACAAACCGCCTTGTGATTCGTCTTGAACGGTGTCCGTCTCTGAGGCTGACGGCGGCCTCCCGGCAGGTCTTCTACCGGCCGACATCCGCCGAGCACAGCGCCGCCGCCTTCCAGAAGGAGCTGGCCACGGCCGCCTGCGGCGCTTTGACACGTCATCTGGCCGCCCTCGCCGCCAGCGCCATCAACTCCTTCAGCCTGCGTGTGTCCACGCGAGACGACGTG GTGGAGTACCAGGCCGGTTGGGGCGGGCGCCCCCTCCCCCAGCGCTACACCAACGAGCTGGACAGCGCGCTGATCCCCGTCATCCACGGGGGCGGCGCCATCGTGCCACCGCCCGCCCCCGTGGACATGGAGCTGCTCTTCTTCATCACACACGCCATCTGA
- the zfyve16 gene encoding zinc finger FYVE domain-containing protein 16 isoform X1 produces MDSFFKAAVCDLDKVLDDFELSADEVARKSVFGKSPPYKLTALGSSGASGVPPDLPDLSALRYGGGAEHNGEAPVQPLTDVDLLSSVDRGAAQSSAPPCPDRALEPVCDLVNDTGSAVLLRADSHDAFGELDAAERRLEEEEKEMEESQEEAELLLDFSKLVLEDRDMPSRNSNWHQQLSLLDIILPAFPAEDVRVEARDDGDAQDEGYEEETPEDDPAETSAQTSSASLGSPEPPAGPSKVESPPESDNEAPVSSPGERPEDEGTEADSLSALDVSCREEPLHSISQQQQQRQQERCVVELPAPVPPAEALPSQPSPVDLPEFGFEYLPESDQAELLVTDEELDAFLRAEAERAGVSVQPGEAALPPDGELAYEEPRSCAQALRGPASPESDRSVPTSSLCRDLPCPATEQQHISHGGARPKQPLPPAAATSSQSADEKDEEQEENHDADRNDEEEEESPPCMSPGFLPHSLGGSLYAAPEPPEYTASYEELSEPPPYPGEGGAGPAGWTEEEPGGRQPAWVPDSEAPNCMNCSHKFTFTKRRHHCRACGKVYCAGCCNRKCKLKYLEKEARVCVVCFDTLQRAQALERMMSPTGPGPNPNVPSQYCSTIPPLQQARAAGTLNSPPPTVMVPVSALKHPGGSDGCPREHKRVWFADGILPNGEVADTGKLAAPGCRSSPESEETAVRPTTRRGESRADSSAPFSLHQLGPGVPEGVPPPPCGPWHYALLAGLGSAVRKAPSLLPDSEDQLPPLLIATAEDAAGDVLVEESPAPCQIRHLLEEGGPRPLTFVLNANLLVNVKMVTYGERECWCLGSNGLRALGQRELVFLLERVPEDRTPPRDLFALCLSIQQDAQRGKFVDELDNVTFAGSFLGSKDHGGMLFFSPTCQPLEGLTLPSWPFLFGLLIQKLEVPWAKVFPLRLLLRLGAEYDVYPSTPVSVRFRESVYRETGHTIMNLLADLRNYQYSLASVEGLRVHMEVGRSFIDIPKSSFGQMQRVLSGANEHVITVGATLSLRADSHLVCFQNEDGSYRTQAASVPGKTRTVTGASFVVFNGALKASSGFIAKSSIVEDGLMVQMPPETMDALRAALREQNDFNIACGRTDEADVRENVAVRWLDWTPPINSGMTSDVDGRSLEGARSVRMRQDAEFECDGHVIACSEVTNRLVIRLERCPSLRLTAASRQVFYRPTSAEHSAAAFQKELATAACGALTRHLAALAASAINSFSLRVSTRDDVVEYQAGWGGRPLPQRYTNELDSALIPVIHGGGAIVPPPAPVDMELLFFITHAI; encoded by the exons ATGGACAGCTTCTTCAAAGCGGCAGTTTGTGACCTGGACAAAGTGCTGGACGACTTTGAGCTGAGCGCAG ATGAAGTCGCCCGCAAGTCGGTCTTTGGAAAGTCCCCGCCGTACAAGTTGACGGCTTTGGGCTCCTCCGGGGCGTCCGGCGTGCCCCCCGACCTTCCCGACCTCAGCGCTCTCCGCTACGGCGGTGGCGCCGAGCACAACGGCGAGGCCCCGGTTCAGCCTCTGACCGACGTGGACCTGCTCTCCTCCGTAGACCGCGGCGCCGCTCAGAGTTCGGCACCTCCCTGCCCCGACCGGGCCCTCGAGCCCGTGTGCGACCTGGTCAACGACACCGGTTCGGCCGTCCTGCTCCGAGCCGACAGCCACGATGCCTTCGGTGAGCTGGACGCCGCCGAGAGGCGGTTGGAGGAAGAAGAGAAGGAGATGGAGGAGAGCCAGGAGGAAGCGGAGCTCCTGTTGGACTTCAGCAAGCTGGTGCTGGAGGACCGCGACATGCCCAGCCGGAACTCCAACTGGCACCAGCAGCTGAGTCTGCTGGACATCATTCTTCCTGCGTTTCCTGCAGAGGACGTGCGAGTGGAAGCGCGAGATGACGGCGATGCCCAAGACGAAGGCTACGAGGAGGAGACCCCGGAAGACGACCCGGCCGAGACGAGCGCTCAAACCTCGAGCGCCTCGCTAGGCTCTCCGGAACCCCCGGCGGGTCCCAGCAAGGTGGAGTCGCCCCCAGAGTCGGACAACGAAGCTCCCGTTAGCAGCCCTGGAGAGCGACCCGAAGATGAGGGGACGGAGGCGGACTCTCTGTCAGCTTTGGACGTTTCTTGCCGTGAGGAACCCCTCCACTCAAtttcccagcagcagcagcagcggcagcaggagCGCTGCGTGGTAGAGCTTCCCGCCCCCGTCCCTCCCGCCGAAGCTTTGCCCTCGCAGCCCAGCCCGGTGGACCTTCCCGAGTTCGGCTTCGAGTATCTGCCTGAGAGTGACCAGGCTGAGCTGCTGGTCACGGACGAGGAGCTGGACGCCTTCCTGCGGGCCGAGGCCGAGCGGGCCGGCGTCTCCGTCCAGCCGGGGGAGGCGGCGCTGCCGCCCGACGGGGAGCTTGCTTATGAGGAGCCGAGGAGTTGTGCGCAAGCTCTGCGAGGCCCGGCGTCTCCGGAAAGTGACAGAAGCGTGCCGACGTCGTCTCTCTGCCGGGACTTGCCTTGTCCAGCCACCGAGCAGCAGCACATTTCCCACGGAGGGGCGAGACCCAAGCAGccgctcccgcctgccgccgccACGTCTTCCCAATCGGCAGATGAGAAAGAcgaggagcaggaggagaacCATGACGCTGACCGcaacgacgaggaggaggaggagagtccGCCATGCATGAGCCCGGGCTTCCTGCCGCATTCCCTCGGCGGCTCGCTCTACGCGGCACCGGAGCCGCCGGAATACACGGCCAGCTACGAGGAGCTCTCCGAGCCGCCGCCCTACCCCGGCGAGGGCGGCGCTGGGCCCGCCGGCTGGACGGAGGAGGAGCCGGGCGGCCGGCAGCCCGCCTGGGTGCCCGACTCGGAAGCCCCCAACTGCATGAACTGCTCGCACAAGTTCACCTTCACCAAGCGGCGCCATCACTGCCGCGCTTGCGGCAAA GTGTACTGCGCGGGCTGCTGCAACCGCAAGTGCAAGCTCAAGTACTTGGAGAAGGAGGCGCGTGTGTGCGTCGTCTGCTTTGACACCTTGCAAAGAG CGCAGGCCCTGGAGCGGATGATGAGCCCCACGGGACCCGGTCCCAACCCCAACGTCCCGTCACAGTACTGCAGCACCATCCCGCCCCTGCAGCAAGCCCGGGCCGCCGGCACCCTCAACTCGCCGCCGCCCACCGTCATGGTGCCCGTGTCGGCGCTCAAGCACCCCGGCGGCAGCGACG GCTGCCCCCGGGAGCACAAGCGAGTTTGGTTCGCCGACGGCATCCTGCCCAACGGGGAAGTGGCCGACACCGGCAAGCTGGCGGCGCCCGGTTGCCGGAGCTCACCCGAGTCGGAAGAAACGGCGGTACGCCCGACGACGCGCCGCGGCGAGTCACGCGCCGACTCATCGGCTCCCTTCTCTCTTCATCAGTTGGGCCCGGGCGTCCCAGAGGGGGTCCCGCCTCCCCCTTGCGGCCCATGGCACTATGCGCTGCTGGCGGGCTTGGGCTCTGCGGTCCGGAAGGCTCCCAGTCTGCTGCCCGACTCGGAAGACCAACTTCCTCCTCTCCTCATTGCCACGGCGGAGGACGCAGCAGGAG ACGTCTTGGTGGAGGAGAGCCCCGCGCCTTGCCAGATTCGACACCTCTTAGAAGAGGGGGGTCCTCGCCCTTTGACCTTTGTCCTCAACGCCAACCTGCTGGTCAACGTCAAGATGGTCACCT ACGGCGAGCGTGAGTGCTGGTGCTTGGGCTCCAACGGGCTGCGAGCCCTGGGCCAGAGGGAGCTGGTCTTCCTCCTGGAGCGTGTCCCAGAAGACCGAACGCCCCCCCGAGACCTCTTTGCGCTGTGCCTCAGTATTCAGCAGGACGCACAAAGAG GCAAGTTTGTGGACGAGCTGGACAACGTGACCTTTGCCGGCAGCTTCCTGGGCAGCAAAGATCACGGCGGGATGCTCTTCTTCTCTCCCACCTGTCAGCCGCTGGAGGGCCTGACTCTACCCTCGTGGCCTTTCCTCTTTGGCCTTCTCATCCAAAAGCTGGAGGTGCCCTGGGCCAAGGTCTTCCCCCTCAGGCTGCTTCTACGACTCGGCGCCGAGTACGACG TGTACCCCAGCACCCCGGTGAGCGTGCGTTTTCGGGAATCGGTTTATCGCGAGACGGGACACACCATCATGAACCTCCTGGCG GACCTGAGGAACTACCAATACAGCCTGGCGTCCGTGGAGGGTCTGAGGGTCCACATGGAGGTGGGCCGCAGCTTCATCGACATCCCCAAAAGCAGCTTTGGCCAG ATGCAGCGGGTGTTGAGCGGCGCCAACGAGCACGTGATCACCGTCGGCGCCACCTTGAGTCTGCGGGCCGACTCGCACCTGGTGTGCTTCCAGAACGAGGACGGCAGCTACCGGACACAAGCCGCCAGCGTGCCCGGCAAGACGCGCACGG TGACAGGGGCCAGCTTCGTGGTCTTCAACGGCGCCCTGAAAGCCTCGTCGGGCTTCATCGCCAAGTCAAGCATCGTAGAAG ACGGTCTGATGGTGCAGATGCCCCCCGAGACCATGGACGCCCTGCGCGCGGCCCTGCGCGAGCAGAACGACTTCAACATCGCCTGCGGAAGGACGGACGAGGCGGACGTCCGGGAAAACGTTGCGGTGCGCTGGCTCGACTGGACGCCGCCCATCAACAGCGG AATGACAAGTGACGTGGACGGGCGGAGTCTGGAGGGCGCCCGCTCCGTGAGGATGCGGCAGGACGCCGAGTTCGAGTGCGACGGACACGTCATCGCGTGTTCCGAGGTGACAAACCGCCTTGTGATTCGTCTTGAACGGTGTCCGTCTCTGAGGCTGACGGCGGCCTCCCGGCAGGTCTTCTACCGGCCGACATCCGCCGAGCACAGCGCCGCCGCCTTCCAGAAGGAGCTGGCCACGGCCGCCTGCGGCGCTTTGACACGTCATCTGGCCGCCCTCGCCGCCAGCGCCATCAACTCCTTCAGCCTGCGTGTGTCCACGCGAGACGACGTG GTGGAGTACCAGGCCGGTTGGGGCGGGCGCCCCCTCCCCCAGCGCTACACCAACGAGCTGGACAGCGCGCTGATCCCCGTCATCCACGGGGGCGGCGCCATCGTGCCACCGCCCGCCCCCGTGGACATGGAGCTGCTCTTCTTCATCACACACGCCATCTGA